The region TGACGACTACATTTTGAATTCCCTTTTACTCTGAAAATACGGATTATGTTAATTCTGTAAAGTATAGAATAAAGGCAAAAgtcttttctattttttatttattaaaattacctGTTCATCGCCACTGTCACAAGCACcatatgtttttaataatacagGTAGCCTTTCGGCATCAGAATTACTAGAATCCGCGGTTGCTAGTACCCAAAGGGGTATTTCTGCAAAACTTGTTATTGTGAAAGCCACACaggtaacaaaaataattgttattattgaaAAAACGGCCTTCACATGTCCACCTAATCGACGacctaaaataatttttaatgtaaaataatgaaaaatttcactttattGACCTTACCTATTTCCGTTTCGTCCCAGTTTAAGCCTCCCATTGAATAGCCAAAAAATCCTCCTAAGCCTGCCATAACAGTAAATGTTGACAGACCTTTTGCATGATCTTCTGGTAAGCATACATCTAAAAGATATGCTCTTGCTGGACTTTGACAAGCGTCGGCGTCGAAGTCAAGTAGTACTGTTCccaaaattgtaaaaagtaTACCCCAGGAATGGGAAGACTTTGGTGATGTTTTTTGAATATATGTGGTATTTTTCCAATGATTTATTTCTGCTAATGAATCTACCGATTCTCCATTTTTATCTCCAAACCAATTTCCCAAGGTCTCGCCATTTGGAACCAAAAGTAGTCCttgcaaataaataaggaTTAGTTAGTTAGCAGATAAAGTTAGCAGTTGGTCGGTTGGTAATTTAGTCAATAGATTTAGTGATCTAGATATTTGGATATTTTGTGTaatgcaattaattttaaatatatgtatgatAAGCTTTTTatagaatatatatgtatattcttgaatatgaaatatcgaaggaaaataaaaacggcAGTCCTGTTGGATGAACCAAGTTAAGGACACACATACTGGGCGAAGAGGCGGAATACTCGATGATACTCGTGTATAACAAGTAAGTAAGCAATGTATATAACTTTTCAATGGAAACAACAAGCAGATTCATGCTTAGTTGGTTGAAGTGACTATAACAAAGAACTTCAAAGAAGCAGCGaaatataaaattacattCTTGCTTCAAAAACATGCTTTCAACTGTTCAATTAGACAATATTTGGTAGCATTCAAACTCTTGTTTTAGATGATGGCTTAAATCGATGGCATTAAATGTGACTTAGCATGTCACACTGGCGCACCATGCTACTGTCTGCTATTAAActtattattgaaatattaaatgagCTAAAATTGTGCGAAACAAACCAATTTTGAactcaataattttttttacatggGCCGATGGTAATtcaaaaaatgggaaaaaaatgtttgagcAATCTTGAATATGGACATACCCAAAGCCTACCATTTACACCAGAATCCAAGAGAGGAACTGGtaaggtaaaataaaaaaaaaattatattcccaattttatatgtctaaaaacaccgaagctttatttttttcatattattttcccaccaattttcttgATCGATTCTATGCCGGCTATATGATAcattcgtccgattttgataaaatttaattcaaatttccaaaattgttaaaaaatgttattttcaagcgcaGGAGTTTATATGGTAAAAACCACCAAatacataatatttttatatttttttcacactagtttttcgaatatttgtatgacagctatatgttagattCGTTCGAGTTCGAGAATTGAAtacgaaattctttaaaatataaaaattatattcccattattataaaaaaaatgtcaaaaaacaccaaatctatcattttttcatattattttcccaccaattttttcGATTgattctatggcagctatatgatacggtcgtccgattttgataaaattagattcgaaattcagagctaattaaaaaattttgtttccaagcgtaggagataatatttaaaaaaacaccaaagatacattttttaaaagcgccttaagatatagttgtccgaacgaatactttttggaaagtttcagcccgatagctttaaaactgagagactagtttgcgtagaaacggacggacagacggacctggctagatcgactctagtgatgctgatcaagaatatgtatactatattgggtcggaaacgtttccttcactgcgttgcaaacttttgaataATATCATTATGCCCTCTGAAAGCCAATAAAAAGCTAATAAAACTGAAGCAAGTGTATTAGGGTAGTAGTATTTACCAGAAATTAATCAATAATAATCTACTCGAATAAGAAGGTTTCCTAAAATTTTAACTCCTGTttaatttcaaacaaaaaaaattatatttcatgaactcaatacggtcaatgtacatttaatattattgACTCTAATGCTAAGAACAATATTCTAAATAAGGATGTAtaagttaacaaccaactcccaacttgggctgagcaggccaattcatattccctttattaatattaatcactattattatattattattacacttcttataccactcgtgtatggttcgcctcaatttgaggtccaccctaatgagcccaagtgctgagccaacatattgtgccaacatatgggccgtggctttgtcccattggctgacagcgaacgtatgacttctgcaaaatgtgcatggtcagcggtctgccacgggcatccggtcatgcatgagcctttgttaattcttaagttcagttcatataggatattcaataaataaagagcaccagctcctattaatgaaactccggcacttagccgttaaatctttaattaaaatatactgactgagtctctaggccagcaggtaaagaagggcagtcacccttccaacgtaaacttcctaatcttcagtggataggagtagccagccggctcctcaagAATCACCAACACCAAGTACGCGTGATCCCCCCTGGATCCAACACCCGTCCCATAAGAATTGGGACTGATATTAGTGACTgctgcgtgggacctgcccgccagccgatctgtattatataacaattagtgactactgcgtgggacctgcccgccagctaacccccattaaatttataattggcgcccaacgtggggcacGAACCCACGACCCTGAGATTAAGAGTCTCATGCTCTACCGACTGAGCTAGCCGGGCAGTTACTCCCCTAAATAATTGTCCATCGTCGCCTTTATTACTGCCGATTAACTCACTCAGCCCCATTTGCGGCCGATGAGTTGGGAATATAGGGAAGTTAAACAAGAAGTAGAGAGCGACGACAGTGAAGAAATCGGATTTTGCCCCACAACGACACAACCAGACTCAGAAATGAACCCAGAAATGATACAGGCCCTCATTACAAATGCTGTCAACGCCGCGCTAACCGCACAGGAGCAGCGCTGGCGGGCAGAAATTGAATCAGTTAGAAATCAGGTCAGCTCGTTAACTGTGCAGGCACCCCAAGTAGAAGTTTATGAAAGGGTAACACCGGACCCCGCCATAAAGTGCGATGTCAAATTAGATATTGTAAAATCGCTCCCAACCTTTAGTGGCAGCCACGATGAATACGTGTCGTGGAGGCAGGCCGCATCAGATGCGTATGAGGTATTCAAGAGATACAAAGGCAGCGAGGCCCACTATGAAGCAGTGgttattatcaaaaacaaaatttgtggtAATGCGCGATCGCTCCTCACGTCCCATAATACAGTGCTAAATTTCGATGCAATTCTGGCTAGGCTGGATTGCACATACGCGGACAAAACGTCCCTACGCGTACTGCGTCAAAATCTAGAGATGGTTCAACAGCGCGATGCCGATCTCATGGCATATTATGACGAGGTCGAGAGGAAACTCACGCTCGTCACGAACAAAATAGTTATGTCACACACTGCAGACACGGCAACCATCCTGAATAAAGAAGTTAGGGGCGACGCCTTACACGCATTTATTGCTGGACTGAAAAGACCCCTTAGAGCACTGGTGCTGCCagcacagccaaaagaccttcCGTCTGCGCTTGCGCTAGCGCGGGAGGCCGAAAATAGCATTGAAAGAAGTGCATTCGCGGCTTCCTACGCAAAAGCAATAGAAGACAAGTCCCTTGTCCACGATGGAAACAGGCGTAACAATAAATTTCAGGGAAAGCAATGGAAAGGAGAGGATAAAAATCCACACTTCGTTCCGAAGCAAAGCCAAAGCAAGCCCCAGGAGGACAGCCCCTGGCAGAAGCGCGGGGACCCCGAAGTTACAGACCATAACAAAGTACAGCCTATGGAGGTCGACCCTTCCACATCAAAGTTTAGGCAGGAGACTAATTGGGGAAAGCCTCAGAATAATAACAATCACAAAAGACAGAATTCATCTCAGCGTTATTCGGGGCAAAGACGCCAGCGCGTCAATAACATAACCCAGTCCCATGAGCAGGAGGAGGCAGATTACGCCGCCGCAGCTGAAGCGGAAGTCGCCAGCATTGAAGAAGGTAATGACTCCGACGAACTTAAGGACCTGCTACATTTTTTAGGGAGCGCTCCCGACTGCCGTTCATCGAACGACAGTTGGCtgatagaacattaaaaatacttatcgACACGGGGGCGGCAAAAAATTACGTTAAGCCCGTAAAGGAGCTAAAAAACGTAATGCCGGTCGAGAACCCCTTTACTGTGAGCTCTATTCACGGCTCCAGTAGCGTCAAGCAAAAATGCATGATGCGCATTTTTGGGCTAAACgccccattttttttgttaaatacgcTAAGCACGTTCGATGCCATAATTGGCTTTGACTCGCTAACGCGAGCAGGGGTCGCATTGGACTTAGGCAATGGCGTAATAAAATTCGCAAACTCCacggaaaaactaaaattctttGACTGCGATAACgtgaattttacaaaaatcgaCGACATCGTGGTACCAAATTCGGCGAAAGCCGAGTTCAAAAAAGTTATTCTGAAAAGAATAAAGGTGTTTTCGACCTCTAACGAGGCCCTAACATTCAACACCTCGGTCATCGCCACTATCCGAACTAAGAGTGACGAACCCGTCTACTCCAGGTTATACCCCTACCCCATGGGGGCAGCAGACTTTGTAAACAGCGAAATCAAGGAACTGCTGAGCAATGGCATAATCAGGCCTTCCAGATCCCCGTACAACAGCCCTACTTGGGTAGTTGACAAAAAAGGGACCGACGATAATGGCATCAGGAAGAAACGTTTGGTAATCGACTTTAGGAAACTAAACGAGCAAACAATTGCCGATCGCTACCCTATGCCAAGCATTCCCATGATTCTAGCGAATTtagggaaagccaaatactttactACCCTAGACTTGAAGTCAGGGTATCATCAGATATACTTGGCCGAGAAAGACCGGGAAAAAACCTCGTTCTCAGTTAACGgaggaaaatacgaattttgtCGACTACCTTTCGGATTAAAAAACGCAGGTAGCATATTCCAAAGAGCCATCGATGATGTACTGCGGGAAGAAATAGGCAAGATATGTTACGTGTACGTCGATGacgttattgttttttccgaaaacgaaaccgaaCATGTTAAGCACATCGATATAGTGCTTAAGCGACTGCTCGACGCCAACATGAAGGTGGCTCGAGAAAAGactaaattctttaaagaaaGCGTAGAATTTTTAGGCTTCATAGTTACTAGAGGGGGAACAAAAACAGATCCCGAAAAAGTCAGGGCAATACAAGAATTCCCAGAACCTAAAACCCTCTTTAGCCTCAGGTCCTTCCTCGGCCTGGCGAGTTATTACAGAAGCTTTGTCAAAAATTTTGCCTCCATTGCCAGGCCCCTTACTCATATTCTCAAAGGGCAAAACGGAGCAGTCAGTAAAAACATGTCGAAAAAAGTTCCTATTACGTTTGATGAAGCCCAGCGCAATGCGTTTGACCACCTGCGCAATATCCTGGCATCAGAAGATGTCATTCTAACGTACCCCGACTTTAAATTACCATTCGACCTAACCACCGACGCTTCAGCCAGTGGAATAGGCGCGGTATTGTCCCAGAACAAGAGGCCCATTACAATG is a window of Drosophila biarmipes strain raj3 chromosome 3R, RU_DBia_V1.1, whole genome shotgun sequence DNA encoding:
- the LOC108026484 gene encoding proton-associated sugar transporter A isoform X17, producing MKLITRVHSLSIHTSSFTHTVHRPVHCTGNRFNVFMLYTCALCPLCDVPVFSDLLNERAPRNCACVPFIVVRTKTRTELIRVSAAVMGIEFSYAAETAFVSPTLLKIGVEHQHMTLVWALSPLVGFFLCPILGSLSDRCKLNMGRRRPFILLLSVGVILGLLLVPNGETLGNWFGDKNGESVDSLAEINHWKNTTYIQKTSPKSSHSWGILFTILGTVLLDFDADACQSPARAYLLDVCLPEDHAKGLSTFTVMAGLGGFFGYSMGGLNWDETEIGRRLGGHVKAVFSIITIIFVTCVAFTITSFAEIPLWVLATADSSNSDAERLPVLLKTYGACDSGDEQN
- the LOC108026484 gene encoding proton-associated sugar transporter A isoform X16 produces the protein MKLITRVHSLSIHTSSFTHTVHRPVHCTGNRFNVFMLYTCALCPLCDVPVFSDLLNERAPRNCACVPFIVVRTKTRTELIRVSAAVMGIEFSYAAETAFVSPTLLKIGVEHQHMTLVWALSPLVGFFLCPILGSLSDRCKLNMGRRRPFILLLSVGVILGLLLVPNGETLGNWFGDKNGESVDSLAEINHWKNTTYIQKTSPKSSHSWGILFTILGTVLLDFDADACQSPARAYLLDVCLPEDHAKGLSTFTVMAGLGGFFGYSMGGLNWDETEIGRRLGGHVKAVFSIITIIFVTCVAFTITSFAEIPLWVLATADSSNSDAERLPVLLKTYGACDSGDEQER